One window from the genome of Candidatus Synechococcus calcipolaris G9 encodes:
- a CDS encoding photosystem II reaction center protein L — protein MTEPNPNRQPVELNRTSLYLGLLLIFVLALLFSSYFFN, from the coding sequence ATGACGGAACCAAATCCTAATCGCCAGCCAGTAGAACTCAATCGCACCTCCCTTTACCTGGGGTTGTTGCTCATTTTTGTTTTGGCTCTTCTCTTCTCTAGCTATTTCTTTAACTAA
- a CDS encoding DegT/DnrJ/EryC1/StrS family aminotransferase, which produces MTTGKIPILDLTAQYQTLAPEIHQAIERILESGQFILGPEVKAFEEEVAAYLGVAHAIGVNSGTDALVISLRSLGIGPGDEVITTPFSFFATAESISNVGAKPVFVDVDLDTFNLNPALIKAAITPQTKAILPVHLFGQPAAMGEIIEIAAAHNLVILEDCAQSFGAIYTATCPDCHCSQATQDRLRNKFTGTLGTMGAFSFFPTKNLGAYGDGGLIVTDDPELAQLARMLRVHGSKKRYHNELLGYNSRLDSLQAAILRVKLPHIDQWNQQRRRVAQTYNEHLRHVPGLITPQITPGHVFHQYTLRVLDGKRQGLMDALGTQAISTMVYYPIPQDRLPIYQGQYPAYPVSDRLASEVLSLPIWPELNEPTIIHIAEAIKTFLA; this is translated from the coding sequence ATGACCACTGGAAAGATTCCCATTCTTGATCTGACGGCTCAGTATCAAACCTTGGCCCCAGAGATTCACCAGGCCATTGAACGCATCCTAGAGTCAGGGCAGTTTATTTTAGGGCCCGAGGTCAAGGCCTTTGAGGAAGAAGTGGCGGCCTATTTAGGGGTGGCCCACGCTATTGGGGTGAATTCGGGAACTGATGCCCTTGTCATTAGCCTGCGATCGCTGGGGATTGGCCCGGGGGATGAGGTGATTACCACCCCCTTTTCCTTTTTTGCCACGGCGGAGTCCATTAGCAATGTCGGTGCTAAACCCGTTTTTGTGGATGTAGACCTAGACACGTTTAATCTGAATCCAGCCCTCATCAAAGCTGCGATCACGCCCCAAACCAAAGCGATTTTGCCCGTGCATCTTTTTGGCCAGCCTGCGGCCATGGGCGAAATCATTGAGATTGCCGCCGCCCATAATTTAGTCATTTTAGAAGACTGTGCCCAGTCCTTTGGGGCAATATACACCGCCACCTGCCCAGATTGCCATTGTTCTCAAGCCACCCAAGATCGTCTCAGGAATAAATTTACCGGCACCCTCGGCACCATGGGCGCGTTCTCCTTTTTTCCCACAAAAAATCTGGGGGCCTACGGCGATGGTGGCCTCATTGTCACCGATGATCCAGAGTTAGCCCAATTGGCGCGGATGTTACGGGTGCATGGATCAAAAAAACGCTATCACAATGAACTCCTGGGTTATAACTCTCGCCTAGATAGTCTTCAGGCAGCCATTTTGCGGGTGAAACTCCCCCACATTGACCAATGGAATCAACAGCGACGACGGGTTGCCCAAACCTACAATGAGCACCTGAGACACGTTCCTGGTCTGATCACGCCACAGATTACACCGGGCCATGTCTTTCATCAGTACACCCTTCGGGTCTTAGATGGCAAACGCCAGGGCTTGATGGATGCCCTAGGAACCCAGGCCATTAGTACAATGGTCTACTATCCCATTCCCCAGGATCGTTTACCCATTTACCAGGGGCAGTATCCTGCCTACCCCGTAAGCGATCGCCTTGCCTCGGAGGTCTTGAGTTTACCCATTTGGCCAGAACTCAATGAGCCAACTATTATCCACATTGCTGAGGCAATTAAAACCTTTTTGGCCTAG
- the psbF gene encoding cytochrome b559 subunit beta codes for MTSNSPNQEPLTYPIFTVRWIAVHTLGVPTIFFLGAIAAMQFIQR; via the coding sequence ATGACCAGTAATAGTCCAAATCAAGAACCCTTGACTTATCCCATTTTTACGGTACGTTGGATTGCGGTTCATACCCTCGGCGTACCCACCATTTTCTTCTTGGGGGCGATCGCCGCCATGCAATTCATTCAACGGTAG
- a CDS encoding carbohydrate ABC transporter permease produces the protein MQNRLTAWGFLFPALVLLTIFVFGPIIYVAILSFTAGSFTPTGMYWVGWQNYARLLASPDFWQVLGNTLYFTVATVIPSLVIPLGLAVGLNQAMVGRTFLRTIYFLPSVASIVAAGLGFRWLFQPEGPVNALLQGVGIEPISWLGSPVWAMPVLILLSIWKQLGFNMIVFLAGLQTIPQSRYEAATLDGANAWQQFRYITLPGLGPTLVLAAITTTIFTLRSFEQVYVVTGGGPLNTTNLLVYFIYQQAFGMFDFGYAAAAATILLLATLGLVWLQLRTWQDQP, from the coding sequence ATGCAAAATCGCCTGACTGCCTGGGGATTTTTATTCCCTGCCCTAGTGCTACTGACTATTTTCGTCTTTGGCCCCATTATCTATGTGGCTATTCTTAGTTTTACGGCGGGTAGTTTTACGCCAACGGGTATGTATTGGGTGGGGTGGCAAAATTATGCCCGACTTTTGGCCAGCCCTGACTTTTGGCAAGTGTTAGGAAATACCCTCTACTTTACGGTGGCAACGGTCATTCCCAGTTTAGTTATTCCCCTAGGGTTAGCTGTGGGCCTCAATCAAGCCATGGTCGGGCGAACATTCCTGCGAACCATTTATTTTTTACCTTCGGTGGCATCCATTGTCGCCGCCGGTTTGGGCTTTCGCTGGCTATTTCAACCGGAGGGGCCCGTTAATGCTCTATTGCAGGGGGTCGGGATCGAGCCAATTTCCTGGCTGGGAAGTCCTGTGTGGGCGATGCCGGTCTTGATTTTGCTTAGTATTTGGAAGCAACTGGGCTTTAATATGATTGTATTTTTAGCGGGTTTGCAAACCATTCCCCAAAGCCGTTATGAAGCAGCAACCCTAGATGGAGCCAATGCCTGGCAGCAGTTTCGCTATATTACCCTACCGGGGTTGGGGCCAACCTTAGTTTTGGCGGCAATTACCACCACCATTTTTACGCTACGGAGTTTTGAGCAGGTCTATGTGGTGACGGGGGGTGGGCCCTTAAATACCACAAACCTGCTGGTATATTTTATCTACCAACAGGCCTTTGGCATGTTTGATTTTGGTTATGCAGCGGCAGCCGCAACGATTTTATTATTGGCTACCCTGGGGCTAGTGTGGCTTCAGCTACGTACCTGGCAAGATCAACCCTAG
- a CDS encoding photosystem II reaction center protein J, with protein sequence MSESGRIPLWVVGTVAGMGVIVIVGLFFYGAYAGLGSSL encoded by the coding sequence ATGTCTGAATCCGGTCGTATTCCCCTCTGGGTAGTTGGCACCGTTGCCGGGATGGGCGTTATTGTAATTGTGGGTCTATTCTTCTATGGTGCCTACGCTGGCTTAGGATCCTCCCTCTAG
- a CDS encoding photosynthesis system II assembly factor Ycf48, with product MMLLCTSCGFSTTLDFNPWEVMELPSDSMVLDMSFISPKHGWLVGSDATLMETLDGGRSWQPRTLALDTGDYRFNSVSFSGQEGWIVGEPTILLHTTDGGQSWSEIPLSAKLPGDPNTIYALGPSRAEMTTNIGAIYQTQDGGKTWKALVQEAVGVVRNISRSPQGEYVAVSSRGSFYSTWKPGQAAWEPHNRNSSRRVQNMGFGTDGQLWMLVNGGKLSFNDITDPETWSDPVSPQGRNSVGLLDLAFRTPQEAWLSGGSGSLLCSLDGGKTWKKDRDVTNVPSNFYKILFFSPSQGFIIGQQGILLRYVGDVQSTAFTTSDLIAALPL from the coding sequence ATGATGCTCCTCTGCACCAGTTGTGGTTTTTCCACCACCTTAGACTTCAATCCCTGGGAGGTGATGGAATTACCCAGTGACTCCATGGTCTTAGACATGAGTTTTATCTCGCCTAAGCATGGTTGGCTCGTGGGTTCCGATGCCACATTAATGGAAACCCTCGATGGAGGACGCTCTTGGCAACCCCGAACCCTCGCCCTAGATACGGGGGACTACCGTTTTAACTCCGTTAGCTTTAGTGGTCAGGAAGGTTGGATTGTCGGCGAACCAACGATTTTATTGCACACCACCGATGGCGGCCAATCCTGGTCAGAAATTCCCCTGAGTGCAAAATTGCCCGGCGACCCCAATACCATCTATGCCCTCGGCCCCAGTCGTGCCGAAATGACCACCAATATTGGTGCCATTTATCAAACCCAAGATGGGGGTAAAACCTGGAAGGCACTAGTTCAAGAAGCCGTGGGTGTCGTTCGCAATATTAGCCGATCGCCCCAGGGGGAATACGTAGCCGTCTCTTCCCGGGGCAGCTTTTATTCCACCTGGAAGCCAGGGCAAGCCGCCTGGGAACCCCATAATCGCAATAGTTCGCGCCGGGTTCAGAATATGGGTTTTGGCACAGACGGCCAGTTGTGGATGCTCGTCAATGGCGGCAAACTCAGCTTTAACGACATCACCGATCCGGAGACCTGGAGTGATCCCGTCAGTCCCCAAGGGCGAAACAGTGTGGGACTTTTAGACCTCGCCTTTCGCACCCCCCAGGAAGCCTGGTTGTCGGGGGGCAGTGGTAGCTTGCTCTGTAGTTTAGATGGGGGCAAGACCTGGAAAAAAGATCGGGATGTGACCAATGTCCCCTCAAACTTCTATAAAATTCTTTTCTTTAGTCCCAGTCAAGGATTTATCATTGGACAGCAGGGTATTTTGCTCCGTTATGTCGGGGATGTTCAATCTACGGCATTCACAACGAGTGATTTAATTGCTGCATTGCCATTGTGA
- the psbE gene encoding cytochrome b559 subunit alpha, producing MAGTTGERPFTDIITSVRYWVIHSITIPALFIAGWLFVSTGLAYDVFGTPRPDTYFAQDQRAIPLVTDRFESKQQVETFIQEAK from the coding sequence GTGGCTGGAACTACCGGAGAACGGCCGTTTACGGACATTATTACAAGTGTGCGCTATTGGGTCATCCATAGCATTACCATCCCAGCGTTGTTTATTGCGGGCTGGTTGTTTGTTAGCACTGGCCTCGCCTATGATGTGTTTGGTACTCCCCGCCCGGACACCTACTTTGCCCAAGACCAGCGGGCGATTCCCTTGGTGACCGATCGGTTTGAGAGCAAACAACAGGTTGAGACGTTTATCCAAGAGGCGAAGTAG